Proteins from a genomic interval of Kitasatospora kifunensis:
- a CDS encoding DUF262 domain-containing protein — MTTERTSKRSMSDALFALEPGKPVAVELDDGGVITDVETEDIGERIDNPFDPDQIEVQTRNPTVSLLLNRIRRGTVDLAPDFQRRAGIWTAKAQSRLIESLLLRITLPTLYAAEVEDDIWAIVDGVQRLSTIARFVAPEAIDSEPLRLTGLEYLKDLDGCTFEDLPGRLQTRIEEAELVVLLIRRGTPEEVKFNIFARINTGGRPLTRQELRHALIPGTSRVFLYELATTAEFMQATAHSVSPERMSDREMCLRFLAFVLAPPELYTNQDFDGFLRRAMHEINRLNDEGLGMLREQFKGSMRASRLVFGEHAFRKRFPASDRRSPVNKAIFEAQAVTLSWRSEAEIAALAERRELVAEKFLDLMHDASFVTAVSSGTGDVAKVKHRFSEIDRIFQETLDA, encoded by the coding sequence ATGACCACGGAGAGGACGTCGAAGCGCTCCATGTCAGATGCCCTTTTTGCCCTTGAACCAGGCAAGCCCGTCGCTGTCGAGTTGGACGACGGAGGCGTCATCACCGATGTCGAGACGGAGGACATCGGTGAGCGGATCGACAACCCCTTCGACCCGGATCAGATCGAGGTGCAGACCCGCAACCCGACGGTTTCGCTGTTGCTGAACCGGATCAGACGGGGGACTGTCGACCTTGCACCGGACTTCCAACGACGGGCCGGTATCTGGACCGCCAAGGCACAGAGTCGGCTCATTGAATCGTTGCTGCTGCGTATCACGCTTCCCACGCTCTACGCGGCGGAGGTCGAGGACGACATCTGGGCGATCGTTGACGGCGTGCAGCGCCTGTCCACGATCGCCCGTTTCGTCGCGCCAGAGGCTATCGATTCCGAGCCGCTGCGGCTGACCGGCCTGGAGTACTTGAAGGACCTGGACGGGTGCACCTTCGAGGACCTCCCGGGTCGGCTTCAGACTCGGATCGAGGAGGCCGAACTCGTCGTCCTGCTGATCCGCAGGGGTACGCCCGAGGAGGTGAAGTTCAACATCTTCGCCCGCATCAACACGGGCGGCCGTCCGCTGACCCGGCAGGAACTGCGGCACGCCCTGATCCCCGGCACGTCCCGGGTCTTCCTCTATGAACTGGCTACTACTGCTGAGTTCATGCAGGCCACCGCCCACAGCGTGTCGCCCGAGCGGATGTCTGACCGGGAGATGTGCCTGCGTTTCCTGGCTTTCGTGCTGGCGCCGCCGGAGCTCTATACGAACCAGGACTTTGACGGCTTCCTCCGCCGGGCCATGCATGAGATCAATCGTTTGAACGACGAAGGGCTCGGCATGCTGAGGGAGCAGTTCAAGGGGTCGATGCGAGCCAGTCGGTTGGTCTTCGGTGAGCACGCATTCCGGAAGCGATTTCCCGCATCTGATCGGCGGTCGCCGGTAAACAAGGCTATTTTCGAGGCCCAGGCAGTCACCCTGTCCTGGCGCTCCGAAGCCGAGATAGCAGCCCTGGCGGAGCGACGAGAACTGGTGGCAGAGAAGTTCCTCG